The proteins below come from a single Odocoileus virginianus isolate 20LAN1187 ecotype Illinois unplaced genomic scaffold, Ovbor_1.2 Unplaced_Scaffold_14, whole genome shotgun sequence genomic window:
- the LOC110132414 gene encoding palmitoyltransferase ZDHHC3-like, with protein MWFIPDGCGIFCAIVTWFLVLYAEFVVLFVMLIPSRDYVYSVINGLVFNLLAFLALASHCRAMLTDPGAVPKGNATKEFIESLQMKSGQVLYNCPKCCSIKPDGAHHCKVCKRCIRKMDHHCPWINNCVGEKNQKYFVLFTMYVALISLHTLILVGFHFLRCFEEDCSSSSPTTMTLLILLGLKGLLFLIFTSAMFGTQMLSICTDETRIEQLKKEDRRWVKKTTWVNLKAVFGHPFSLGWASPFATPDQGKADPYQHII; from the coding sequence ATGTGGTTCATCCCCGATGGCTGTGGCATTTTCTGTGCCATCGTCACCTGGTTTCTGGTCCTCTACGCGGAGTTCGTGGTCCTCTTCGTCATGCTGATCCCGTCCCGGGACTACGTGTACAGCGTCATCAACGGACTCGTGTTCAACCTGCTGGCCTTCTTGGCCCTGGCTTCCCACTGCCGGGCCATGTTGACCGACCCTGGGGCTGTGCCCAAAGGAAATGCCACTAAAGAATTCATCGAGAGTTTACAGATGAAGTCCGGTCAGGTGCTGTACAACTGTCCCAAATGCTGCAGCATCAAGCCCGACGGAGCCCACCACTGCAAGGTTTGTAAGCGGTGCATTCGGAAGATGGACCACCATTGTCCCTGGATCAACAACTGTGTCGGCGAGAAGAACCAGAAGTACTTCGTCCTTTTTACAATGTATGTAGCTCTCATTTCCTTGCACACCCTCATCTTGGTGGGATTCCACTTCCTGCGTTGCTTTGAAGAAGACTGCAGCTCCTCCTCGCCCACAACGATGACCCTCCTCATCCTCCTCGGCTTGAAGGGACTGCTCTTCCTCATTTTCACATCGGCTATGTTCGGGACCCAGATGCTCTCCATCTGCACAGATGAGACAAGAATAGAACAACtgaaaaaggaagacagaagatggGTCAAGaaaacaacatgggtgaacctgaAAGCCGTTTTTGGCCACCCCTTCTCTCTAGGTTGGGCCAGCCCCTTTGCCACGCCAGACCAAGGGAAGGCAGACCCGTACCAGCATATAATCTGA